In a single window of the Diabrotica undecimpunctata isolate CICGRU chromosome 11, icDiaUnde3, whole genome shotgun sequence genome:
- the LOC140452622 gene encoding uncharacterized protein — translation MEGLDLALLQEPWLHGGKIAGLKPQQGKLLYDAKGETPRACIVYGNEVNCTLIPDLCSGDFVTGISTASTEKGSKRWLVCSAYFAGEKVFRPGIVEDVITYSRRENLHLILGCDANAHHLAWGSTNINSRGESLLQFILSMGLEIANIGNKPTFVTATRKEVLDVTLCSEKTYDTIKNWHVSEEPSCSDHRHI, via the coding sequence ATGGAAGGCCTGGACTTGGCCCTACTGCAGGAACCATGGCTCCACGGAGGGAAGATTGCAGGCTTGAAGCCGCAACAAGGTAAGTTACTATACGATGCGAAAGGAGAGACACCTCGAGCATGCATTGTATATGGTAACGAAGTAAACTGTACACTGATTCCGGATCTTTGCTCCGGAGACTTTGTTACAGGTATTTCAACCGCTTCCACCGAGAAAGGTAGTAAAAGATGGTTGGTCTGTTCTGCCTACTTCGCTGGAGAGAAGGTCTTCCGCCCAGGCATAGTAGAGGACGTTATAACCTACAGTCGAAGGGAGAACCTTCATCTAATACTGGGATGTGATGCCAATGCCCACCATCTGGCATGGGGGAGTACGAACATCAACAGTCGAGGTGAGTCTTTACTACAGTTCATCTTAAGCATGGGTTTAGAAATAGCCAATATAGGAAATAAACCTACCTTCGTTACGGCCACGCGCAAAGAAGTCTTAGATGTAACACTTTGCAGTGAAAAAACGTACGATACTATAAAGAATTGGCATGTGTCAGAGGAACCTTCATGTTCCGACCATAGGCACATTTGA